The following are encoded in a window of Paenibacillus polymyxa genomic DNA:
- a CDS encoding ABC transporter substrate-binding protein: MAGKKIKVWTTGLLVLILAVVLSACGSNGKNAENKENQTSAQQPGKTVTAQEPPGKTVYPLTVKDATGQEFTFKKAPDKIVSVSPAETEALFAIGLDKEIVGVSDYSDYPAAATKKPKVGGIMKPNEEAIIAANPEVVFAGISLSEQATTKLRDMGIMIFKTEPKTVEDVIANIELYGKITDHQKDARAVTDKMRADVAEVKEGVKNIGKGQKLRVYVEFSPGWTVGKGEFMDELITLAGGENVGATQKGWYQISEENIIAANPDVILYSKSVKDDKTGQTLGEIIKARSGWDQISAVRHNRVFAVDDNLISRPGPRVTEGLKEVAKGVYPEIFK; the protein is encoded by the coding sequence ATGGCAGGAAAAAAAATAAAGGTTTGGACAACAGGTCTATTGGTTCTGATTTTGGCAGTTGTGCTGAGTGCATGTGGCTCTAATGGAAAAAATGCTGAAAATAAAGAGAATCAGACTTCTGCACAGCAGCCAGGAAAGACCGTAACCGCACAAGAGCCTCCGGGCAAAACAGTTTACCCACTCACAGTTAAGGATGCAACAGGACAGGAATTTACATTCAAAAAAGCGCCGGATAAAATCGTTTCCGTCTCCCCGGCAGAAACCGAGGCGCTGTTCGCCATCGGGCTGGATAAGGAAATAGTTGGCGTCTCCGACTACTCTGATTACCCGGCAGCAGCTACGAAAAAGCCTAAAGTGGGCGGTATTATGAAACCGAACGAAGAGGCGATCATTGCTGCTAACCCGGAAGTCGTTTTTGCAGGGATATCACTTAGTGAACAGGCTACGACCAAGCTGCGCGACATGGGAATTATGATTTTTAAAACGGAACCGAAGACAGTTGAAGATGTCATAGCTAACATCGAATTGTATGGAAAAATCACCGATCATCAGAAAGATGCGAGAGCGGTGACTGACAAGATGAGGGCAGATGTAGCGGAAGTGAAAGAAGGAGTTAAAAATATCGGTAAAGGGCAGAAGCTGCGGGTATACGTCGAGTTTTCACCAGGCTGGACAGTTGGTAAAGGCGAGTTTATGGACGAGCTGATTACGTTGGCGGGCGGCGAAAATGTAGGTGCCACGCAGAAGGGGTGGTACCAAATTAGTGAAGAAAATATTATTGCTGCGAACCCTGACGTGATTTTGTACAGCAAAAGTGTCAAGGACGACAAAACTGGCCAGACGCTCGGCGAAATCATTAAAGCTCGCAGTGGATGGGATCAAATATCGGCTGTTCGCCATAACCGGGTGTTTGCCGTGGATGATAATTTGATCAGTCGTCCGGGTCCACGCGTAACGGAAGGTCTCAAGGAAGTGGCCAAGGGCGTGTATCCTGAAATTTTCAAATGA
- a CDS encoding FecCD family ABC transporter permease — MNRKLIGFGGTGLVLLLLTLLLCLGIGSAKLPVSQITGILVNHLPWLGDTFTPDWNTSSEQIILKVRLPRVLLGMLVGAALALAGAGFQGVLRNPLADPYTLGVSSGASVGAAVLIYWGLQFSFVGIWTLPLVAFTTGMLTLWMVLTLAREGGKIPTQSLILSGVVMQSFLGAVVSFLTAMSKETVNEILYWTMGSLSLRGWSYTGILLPYVVIGLVFLWNRARVLNILALGERQAAHMGVHVDATKLSVLIISTLLTAAAVSVCGVIGFVGLVVPHIIRLVTGPDYRMIVPLSALGGAIFMAWADTAARTLLSPTEIPLGVMTAFVGAPFFAYLLYRNKKLRRGELL; from the coding sequence ATGAACCGTAAACTGATCGGCTTTGGAGGGACAGGTCTTGTCCTGCTGTTGCTGACGCTGCTGCTCTGTCTTGGCATCGGCTCGGCCAAGCTTCCGGTCAGCCAGATCACGGGCATTCTGGTTAACCACCTTCCGTGGTTAGGCGATACGTTTACACCGGATTGGAATACATCCTCAGAGCAGATTATTTTGAAGGTCAGATTGCCACGAGTGTTACTGGGAATGTTGGTAGGAGCAGCGCTGGCGCTGGCGGGAGCCGGATTTCAGGGTGTGCTGCGTAATCCTTTGGCTGATCCGTATACACTGGGGGTATCCTCGGGGGCTTCGGTAGGAGCGGCAGTACTGATCTATTGGGGCCTTCAATTTTCATTTGTTGGCATATGGACGCTGCCGCTAGTGGCATTTACGACCGGAATGCTGACGCTGTGGATGGTGCTAACGTTGGCACGGGAAGGTGGAAAAATTCCGACACAAAGTCTCATTTTGTCGGGTGTGGTGATGCAATCCTTTCTAGGAGCAGTTGTTTCCTTTCTGACAGCCATGTCGAAGGAGACGGTCAATGAAATATTGTACTGGACGATGGGAAGTCTTAGTCTGCGCGGTTGGTCATATACAGGAATCCTTTTACCTTATGTGGTCATAGGACTGGTATTTCTATGGAACCGGGCACGTGTGCTGAATATTTTGGCTTTGGGTGAACGTCAGGCGGCTCACATGGGAGTTCATGTAGATGCGACGAAGCTATCTGTCCTGATCATTTCCACGCTGCTGACAGCTGCCGCTGTCTCGGTATGTGGAGTGATTGGCTTTGTGGGACTTGTTGTACCGCATATCATTCGTCTGGTGACAGGTCCTGATTACCGGATGATTGTTCCATTATCTGCGCTCGGTGGAGCCATTTTTATGGCTTGGGCGGATACGGCGGCTCGCACGTTGTTATCCCCCACGGAAATTCCTCTGGGCGTGATGACGGCCTTTGTTGGGGCACCGTTCTTCGCATATCTCCTGTATCGGAACAAGAAGCTGCGCAGGGGGGAACTGCTGTGA
- a CDS encoding ABC transporter ATP-binding protein yields the protein MTEESESQKVRDRALEVAGLTRAYGEFHALKNISWSVDEGTWWGIIGPNGSGKSTLLHLLSGVDQPTSGNVHIYGKKVGSYSRKELSRLIAVLQQEGLPPVGYTVREVVEMGRFPHQDWLGREKGVDVEAITDRVLERLGLTTLADRALDRLSGGQRQRVALAKVMVQEPRILLLDEPTTYLDLRYQLEFMELLADWRQETGMTIIAVLHDLNLTAQFCEDLLVLKDGMVEGLGASSKLLTEDRIRRVYGVEPVMLPHPDSGVPQLLLRRSASDTAD from the coding sequence GTGACAGAAGAAAGTGAATCACAGAAAGTGCGTGATCGGGCATTAGAGGTAGCGGGTCTGACACGTGCCTATGGAGAATTCCATGCGTTAAAGAATATAAGCTGGAGCGTCGACGAAGGAACTTGGTGGGGGATTATTGGTCCGAACGGCAGTGGAAAATCGACCTTGCTGCATCTGCTTTCGGGTGTAGATCAGCCAACTTCGGGAAACGTTCATATCTATGGCAAAAAGGTCGGTAGCTACAGCAGAAAAGAGCTTTCCCGACTCATAGCCGTACTCCAACAGGAAGGGCTTCCTCCAGTGGGATACACTGTCAGGGAAGTCGTAGAAATGGGACGTTTTCCTCATCAGGACTGGTTAGGCAGGGAAAAGGGTGTTGATGTGGAGGCGATCACGGATCGCGTGCTGGAGCGATTGGGTCTTACCACGTTGGCGGACAGAGCATTGGACCGCTTGAGTGGGGGACAGCGACAGCGTGTAGCTTTGGCAAAAGTAATGGTGCAGGAGCCACGAATATTGCTGCTGGACGAGCCTACGACCTATCTGGACTTGCGCTATCAGCTTGAATTTATGGAACTGCTGGCAGATTGGCGCCAAGAAACGGGTATGACGATCATTGCGGTCTTGCATGATCTTAACTTGACAGCCCAATTTTGCGAAGATTTGCTTGTACTCAAGGATGGAATGGTTGAAGGATTGGGAGCTTCATCGAAGTTATTAACCGAGGATCGGATTCGACGAGTATACGGTGTTGAGCCTGTGATGCTTCCGCATCCTGATAGCGGTGTGCCGCAGCTCTTGCTGCGCAGAAGTGCTTCGGATACAGCAGATTAA
- the cobT gene encoding nicotinate-nucleotide--dimethylbenzimidazole phosphoribosyltransferase, translated as MNNKLRQLIDSIAQPDGVAASAASAHLDQLTKPPGSLGKLESVAIKLAGITGVDKPEFDRKTVMVMAADHGVCEEGVSAFPAEVTQQMLYNMLSGGAAINVLARHAGADVKVVDVGVNADVTHENLLDRKVRLGTSNIAKGPAMLRTEAEQAVLAGAEAVAEAVKGGTRLFVTGELGIGNTTASAAVVCALTGLEPEVIVGRGTGVDMAGLTRKISVVCRALEVNQPDANDALDVLTKVGGLEIAALAGVILGAAAHRCPVVLDGFISGAAALAARALAPASAAYMLASHASDERGHAAVLRELKLEPMLYLDMRLGEGTGGALSLHLIDAACRIMRGMATFADAGVSDGQGAAQR; from the coding sequence ATGAACAACAAGCTGCGTCAGCTGATCGATAGCATTGCCCAGCCGGATGGGGTGGCGGCCTCGGCAGCTTCAGCCCATTTGGACCAATTAACAAAGCCACCGGGAAGTCTTGGAAAGTTGGAAAGTGTGGCCATCAAGCTAGCAGGAATTACAGGAGTGGACAAGCCTGAATTTGATCGTAAAACGGTTATGGTCATGGCTGCGGATCACGGGGTGTGTGAAGAGGGAGTCAGTGCCTTTCCGGCTGAGGTTACACAGCAAATGCTGTATAACATGCTGTCAGGTGGCGCGGCAATTAATGTGCTGGCACGCCATGCGGGCGCAGATGTCAAGGTGGTGGATGTTGGCGTGAATGCGGATGTCACTCACGAGAATCTGTTGGATCGTAAGGTACGCCTGGGTACTTCGAATATAGCTAAAGGGCCAGCAATGCTGCGTACGGAAGCGGAACAGGCGGTTTTGGCCGGAGCTGAAGCCGTAGCAGAAGCGGTCAAAGGTGGCACACGGCTATTCGTTACCGGAGAGCTGGGCATCGGGAATACGACAGCCAGCGCTGCGGTCGTATGTGCTCTTACCGGGCTAGAGCCGGAAGTTATCGTAGGCCGGGGGACGGGTGTAGATATGGCTGGGCTTACCCGTAAAATATCGGTTGTCTGCCGCGCATTGGAGGTGAACCAGCCAGATGCAAATGATGCGCTCGACGTGCTCACTAAGGTCGGCGGTCTGGAGATTGCCGCCTTGGCAGGAGTCATCCTCGGCGCAGCCGCACATCGCTGTCCAGTCGTGTTGGACGGCTTTATTTCAGGCGCAGCCGCCCTTGCAGCGCGTGCGCTTGCGCCTGCTAGCGCTGCGTACATGCTCGCATCGCACGCCTCGGACGAGCGCGGGCACGCGGCGGTGCTCCGCGAGCTCAAGCTGGAGCCCATGCTTTATTTGGACATGCGGCTCGGGGAGGGCACAGGCGGTGCGCTTAGCTTGCACCTGATTGATGCGGCGTGCCGCATCATGCGCGGAATGGCGACCTTTGCCGATGCAGGCGTATCGGACGGTCAGGGAGCCGCGCAGCGATGA
- the cobU gene encoding bifunctional adenosylcobinamide kinase/adenosylcobinamide-phosphate guanylyltransferase gives MKALVTGGARSGKSGFAERLCMSRASRACYIATAQAYDMEMKERIALHRVQRESAGYDWQTLEEAQALPELLQWLGGDQASQPAPMVLVDCLTLWLSNVLLAAGEDGEAASRAAINELAAAVEQYPGQLVIVTNEVGDGIVPEYPLGRLYRDLSGVMNQRIARLCGEVFLVTAGIPVELKQLEYKL, from the coding sequence ATGAAAGCGCTCGTGACCGGCGGGGCACGCAGCGGGAAAAGCGGCTTTGCCGAGCGATTATGCATGTCGCGCGCTTCGCGCGCCTGCTACATTGCAACGGCGCAAGCCTATGACATGGAGATGAAGGAGCGCATCGCCCTTCATCGGGTCCAGCGCGAGTCTGCCGGATACGACTGGCAGACGCTGGAGGAAGCGCAGGCGTTACCGGAGCTGCTACAGTGGCTTGGTGGCGATCAAGCGTCGCAGCCCGCGCCTATGGTGCTAGTCGACTGCCTGACCCTGTGGCTGTCGAATGTGCTGCTGGCTGCAGGCGAGGACGGCGAAGCTGCGTCCAGAGCTGCCATTAATGAACTGGCGGCAGCTGTGGAGCAGTATCCAGGGCAGCTCGTCATCGTAACCAACGAGGTTGGTGACGGTATTGTGCCCGAATATCCGCTGGGTCGGCTGTATCGGGATTTGAGTGGGGTTATGAATCAGCGGATTGCCCGTCTTTGTGGTGAAGTATTTTTGGTGACGGCGGGCATTCCCGTAGAACTCAAACAGTTGGAATATAAGCTATGA
- the cobS gene encoding adenosylcobinamide-GDP ribazoletransferase, with product MSRERQAVAAAFQFLTRLPVKAEIDFSPDLLKRSASYYPLVGVVIGIIVWGFAALTSMVLPPLPCAILTLVVWVWLTGGLHLDGWMDAADALFSYRSRERMLEIMKDSRVGAMGVIACVLLLMLKASLLYTVLVERNVSGLLLLPMVWSRWFMVHAMKRWPKARNDDGLAARFADMSGGRVGLAVFWAVLVTLSAAVGQYLLADLATATRGTGNLSLAGSYLQTFLSYSESLPISLGFVLLPVLAYGVGTFTANRINRRLGGLTGDIYGTLNELLETVLLLFIVILYGL from the coding sequence ATGAGCCGCGAACGTCAGGCTGTTGCGGCGGCTTTTCAATTTTTAACGCGTCTTCCGGTGAAGGCGGAAATAGATTTTTCCCCGGATTTGCTTAAACGCAGTGCAAGTTATTATCCGCTGGTGGGAGTGGTTATTGGCATCATTGTCTGGGGCTTTGCGGCGCTTACTTCTATGGTATTGCCGCCGTTGCCGTGTGCGATTCTTACGCTTGTTGTCTGGGTTTGGTTGACGGGCGGATTGCATTTGGACGGGTGGATGGATGCGGCCGATGCCTTGTTCAGCTACCGATCTCGTGAGCGGATGCTGGAGATTATGAAAGATAGCCGTGTAGGGGCTATGGGCGTTATTGCTTGTGTGCTGCTACTCATGCTCAAGGCTTCTTTGCTGTATACGGTGCTGGTTGAACGGAATGTGTCTGGCTTGCTGCTGCTTCCGATGGTTTGGAGCCGCTGGTTTATGGTACATGCAATGAAACGCTGGCCTAAAGCCCGTAATGATGATGGGCTGGCTGCGCGTTTTGCTGATATGAGTGGTGGCCGCGTAGGGTTGGCCGTATTCTGGGCAGTATTAGTGACCCTAAGTGCTGCCGTAGGACAATATCTTCTGGCAGATTTGGCTACAGCAACAAGGGGGACTGGGAATCTGTCGTTGGCAGGATCCTACTTACAGACGTTCCTTTCGTATTCTGAGAGCCTTCCAATCTCGCTAGGTTTTGTGTTGCTTCCGGTCTTGGCTTACGGTGTTGGAACCTTCACGGCAAACCGTATTAACCGCCGACTGGGTGGACTTACGGGAGATATATACGGAACTTTAAACGAATTGCTGGAGACTGTTTTATTGTTGTTTATTGTCATTTTGTACGGGTTGTGA
- a CDS encoding cobyric acid synthase — translation MSTFEPSYTNPAAVLMLQGTASDVGKSVVTTALCRIFTQDGYRPAPFKSQNMALNSYVTEDGKEIGRAQGVQAEACGIEATTDMNPILIKPVKDMHSQIVVHGVPYAYMSASDYRKDFLPKAKQTVMDALSRLRDTYDIVLMEGAGSPAEINLKDRDIVNMNLAGWADAPVLLISDIDRGGVFASLVGTIELLEPHEVQRIRGFIINKFRGDLSLLQPGLDWLEERTGIPVLGVLPYLPDIRIEAEDSVVLDKKPKQSAKDKELDIAVIRYPRISNFTDTDALAAEPDVSVRYVTEAGQLGVPDAIILPGTKDTIGDLLELRERGLEEDIQQAMNTGRTQLVGICGGYQMLGTALFDPEAVESGLPQQAEGLGWLALSTTFLKEKQTVRVQGTLSNHCPLLLSTATDSGSACKPSIEGYEIHMGVTEYVTEPCAPTDRTLNLSEMKRLFHIRRGEGTAFEEGWGTTDGKVWGTYLHGVFDNDRFRRCWLDGLRQAKGLAPLESTFTVREAKEREFDRVAEVVRAHLDMEQIYRIMGMNS, via the coding sequence TTGTCAACTTTCGAACCGTCCTACACAAACCCGGCAGCCGTATTGATGCTTCAAGGAACAGCGTCGGATGTGGGCAAAAGCGTGGTGACGACTGCGCTTTGCCGTATTTTTACGCAGGACGGATATCGTCCCGCACCGTTTAAGTCGCAAAATATGGCGTTAAACTCTTATGTTACCGAGGACGGCAAGGAAATTGGACGCGCTCAGGGGGTGCAGGCTGAGGCCTGCGGTATTGAGGCCACGACTGACATGAATCCGATTCTGATTAAGCCGGTCAAAGATATGCACTCACAAATTGTTGTACACGGTGTACCTTATGCCTATATGAGCGCCTCCGATTACCGGAAGGATTTTTTGCCAAAAGCCAAACAGACCGTTATGGATGCTCTGAGTCGGTTGCGTGATACCTATGATATTGTCCTTATGGAAGGGGCAGGCAGCCCGGCAGAGATTAATTTGAAGGACCGCGATATCGTAAATATGAATCTGGCAGGATGGGCGGATGCTCCAGTGTTGCTTATTTCAGATATCGACCGGGGCGGTGTTTTTGCCTCTCTCGTAGGAACTATCGAATTACTGGAACCCCATGAAGTACAGCGTATCCGCGGATTTATCATTAACAAATTCAGAGGTGATCTGTCTCTGCTTCAGCCGGGACTAGACTGGCTGGAAGAACGGACAGGCATTCCTGTACTCGGTGTATTGCCCTATCTGCCAGACATTCGCATTGAAGCAGAGGATTCGGTAGTACTGGATAAGAAGCCCAAACAATCTGCAAAGGATAAAGAACTGGATATTGCGGTGATACGATATCCGCGGATTTCCAATTTTACAGACACGGATGCTCTGGCCGCAGAGCCGGATGTGAGTGTTCGTTATGTCACTGAAGCCGGACAGTTGGGCGTACCGGATGCCATTATTTTACCGGGAACCAAAGACACCATTGGAGACCTACTGGAATTGCGTGAACGAGGTCTGGAGGAGGACATTCAGCAGGCCATGAATACGGGACGCACGCAGCTCGTCGGCATTTGTGGAGGCTATCAGATGCTGGGTACCGCACTATTTGATCCCGAAGCCGTCGAATCTGGGTTGCCGCAGCAGGCAGAAGGGTTAGGTTGGCTTGCTCTATCCACGACCTTTTTAAAGGAAAAGCAAACCGTACGCGTACAGGGAACCCTGTCTAATCATTGCCCGCTTTTGCTTAGCACTGCGACTGATTCAGGTTCTGCCTGCAAGCCAAGCATTGAAGGTTATGAAATACATATGGGGGTTACGGAGTATGTTACGGAACCATGCGCACCTACAGATAGAACTTTAAACCTAAGCGAAATGAAAAGGTTATTCCATATCCGGCGTGGCGAAGGAACAGCTTTTGAGGAAGGCTGGGGTACAACAGACGGTAAAGTATGGGGAACCTATTTGCACGGTGTGTTTGATAATGACCGTTTTCGCCGTTGCTGGCTGGATGGATTGCGACAAGCCAAGGGCTTGGCACCTTTAGAAAGCACTTTTACTGTACGTGAAGCCAAGGAACGAGAGTTTGACCGTGTCGCAGAAGTGGTACGGGCTCATTTAGATATGGAGCAAATTTATCGTATTATGGGAATGAATTCATAA
- a CDS encoding methyl-accepting chemotaxis protein: protein MKSFNRSIGAKLRIMFLLIQLFASLLFSISFYAISMSIINNSVMPQVDQLLETGAKNVYQDLNISLAVQAGQGSGSDSGSAIQMESYLQDKVDTLKLESAYIAVVKDDKAEVVARNVKSVYKVKDALIPVEDIKKAKQGEMNISEIYSDSYGVHKTAFFAISGSNLVLGVNEDVGFVQEKSQQILWICIGITVATLLLGGIISTLVIRKVVEPIAELVRHSEKIAQGDLSQEAKVHGVNEIAQLARSFQSMSHNLKEMIGHVLSTSGAVVEGSDELLRRTEAISVKVQDSTVAAEEVAKGSTSIATAAAENAQAMEEIAQGVQHIASSANDVSDQISEATKETVNGNTLAQKAVAQMSQVGHAADESLRYIHSMNERSEAIGSIVSAIFDITKQIQMLSLNASIEAARAGEHGRGFAVVAGEVRKLAEQSKEATQEISDYLVTIQEVSQQSVDSVTQVSREIHSGTEMVQQASSAFNQLSELMQKINATIQTVSAATEQVSASSEEVSASVEETALIAANAQHMIQEIGLNADEQLNEMESHSEVVRQLSKQATELQKAVQKFKIT, encoded by the coding sequence ATGAAGAGTTTTAATCGTTCCATTGGCGCGAAATTACGAATTATGTTTTTGCTGATTCAGCTCTTTGCGTCCCTTTTGTTCAGCATCAGTTTCTATGCAATATCCATGAGTATCATTAATAACAGTGTCATGCCTCAGGTAGACCAATTGCTAGAAACTGGAGCTAAAAATGTGTATCAGGATCTCAATATTTCCTTAGCTGTTCAGGCTGGGCAAGGAAGCGGTTCTGATTCCGGCTCCGCTATACAGATGGAATCCTATCTTCAGGACAAGGTCGATACCCTCAAATTAGAATCGGCATATATCGCGGTAGTGAAGGATGATAAAGCCGAAGTCGTCGCACGGAATGTAAAATCAGTATACAAGGTCAAGGATGCACTCATTCCTGTTGAGGATATTAAAAAAGCAAAACAAGGCGAGATGAATATCAGTGAAATTTACAGCGATTCATACGGAGTACACAAAACCGCCTTCTTTGCTATATCAGGTAGTAATCTAGTTCTGGGTGTGAACGAAGACGTCGGATTTGTACAGGAAAAATCCCAACAAATTCTATGGATTTGCATAGGTATTACAGTGGCAACGCTCCTGCTGGGCGGCATTATTTCTACCCTCGTGATACGTAAAGTTGTAGAACCCATTGCTGAATTGGTTCGTCATAGCGAAAAAATTGCTCAAGGTGATCTTTCACAAGAAGCGAAGGTTCATGGAGTTAATGAAATTGCCCAACTTGCCCGCAGCTTCCAATCCATGTCTCATAACTTGAAAGAAATGATCGGCCATGTGCTTTCTACATCCGGTGCGGTTGTTGAAGGATCGGACGAGCTACTTCGTCGGACTGAGGCTATAAGTGTAAAAGTGCAGGACTCTACAGTTGCCGCAGAGGAAGTAGCAAAGGGCAGTACCAGCATAGCTACAGCTGCTGCTGAAAATGCACAGGCTATGGAGGAAATCGCTCAAGGTGTTCAGCACATTGCCTCCTCTGCCAATGATGTATCCGATCAAATCAGTGAAGCGACAAAAGAAACGGTTAACGGTAATACGCTCGCTCAAAAAGCTGTAGCTCAAATGTCACAGGTAGGACATGCTGCCGATGAATCGCTTCGATACATCCATAGTATGAATGAGCGCTCAGAAGCCATTGGCAGTATCGTTTCGGCTATCTTCGATATTACGAAGCAAATTCAAATGTTGTCCCTGAATGCCTCCATTGAAGCCGCCCGTGCGGGCGAACATGGACGGGGCTTTGCCGTAGTAGCTGGAGAAGTACGCAAGCTTGCCGAGCAATCTAAAGAAGCCACACAAGAAATTTCCGACTATTTGGTTACCATTCAAGAAGTATCGCAACAATCTGTGGACTCTGTGACCCAGGTGAGCCGTGAAATTCATTCGGGAACGGAAATGGTTCAACAAGCGAGCTCAGCCTTTAACCAGCTAAGTGAGCTTATGCAAAAGATCAATGCTACGATTCAAACGGTATCTGCAGCAACGGAGCAGGTATCCGCCAGCTCGGAGGAAGTATCTGCTTCCGTGGAAGAGACAGCTCTCATCGCAGCCAATGCACAGCATATGATTCAAGAAATCGGTTTAAATGCCGATGAGCAACTGAATGAAATGGAAAGCCACAGCGAGGTTGTTCGCCAATTAAGCAAACAAGCAACCGAACTGCAAAAGGCTGTCCAAAAATTTAAAATTACGTAA
- a CDS encoding PTS transporter subunit EIIC, whose protein sequence is MNRDLLSKEVISQVRGEDTQELTSGSYRAATGRNPISRLLDYVSGVFTPILPAMIGAGMVKVIILVLISFGLLLFDPQVYTILTAISDGIFYFLPIFVAASAARRLRSNVFVAAAIAASVFHPQLTSLLQSGEEVRFAGLPVIDPQAASSIVLILVVVWIASYIEKWLDRYIPYSLKLMVVPTLTLMITIPLMVFAFGPLWSYLGQHVSDGLGWLFDNAEVFTGLLLGGTMSLLIIAGMQYIMLPIMISSLTTLGYDHLFPVVIAAAFAQAGATFGVCVKSKNAKVKTLAASTGLLAMLGIIEPAMYGVNIRFKKPLIAVMIGGAVGGACMCLFETELTSIGVSAGLLSLPLFSEPTLVYGIVGMLISFVTAGVITYFMGFVDEKDEHSQGVSTSGMNASPNSVVEKSPGS, encoded by the coding sequence ATGAATCGGGATTTACTTTCCAAAGAAGTGATTTCGCAGGTCAGAGGAGAAGATACACAGGAGCTGACTTCCGGCAGTTATAGAGCTGCCACAGGGAGAAATCCGATAAGTCGACTATTAGATTATGTATCAGGCGTATTTACCCCGATCTTGCCGGCAATGATTGGTGCGGGAATGGTCAAGGTAATTATATTAGTTTTAATATCCTTCGGTTTATTGTTGTTTGATCCGCAGGTATATACTATTTTAACGGCTATCAGCGATGGGATATTTTATTTTTTACCTATTTTCGTTGCGGCAAGTGCGGCAAGAAGGCTGCGCAGCAATGTGTTTGTTGCAGCAGCCATCGCAGCATCCGTATTCCATCCCCAATTAACAAGTTTACTCCAGTCTGGTGAGGAGGTACGTTTTGCCGGTCTGCCAGTTATAGACCCACAAGCTGCTTCATCTATAGTACTCATACTTGTTGTTGTCTGGATAGCATCGTATATCGAAAAATGGTTAGACAGGTATATCCCTTATTCACTTAAATTAATGGTTGTCCCGACTTTGACACTGATGATCACTATACCTTTAATGGTGTTCGCTTTCGGGCCACTGTGGAGTTATCTCGGCCAACATGTATCCGATGGACTAGGCTGGTTGTTTGACAATGCAGAAGTATTTACAGGGTTGTTGCTCGGAGGCACGATGTCTTTGCTTATTATTGCAGGTATGCAATATATAATGCTACCGATTATGATCAGCTCGCTGACAACATTGGGTTATGATCACCTTTTTCCCGTGGTCATTGCAGCGGCTTTCGCTCAGGCTGGCGCAACATTTGGCGTATGTGTTAAATCCAAAAATGCCAAAGTCAAAACGCTGGCTGCGTCCACAGGTTTGTTGGCCATGCTAGGAATCATTGAACCGGCCATGTATGGTGTCAATATCCGTTTCAAAAAACCGTTAATAGCAGTTATGATCGGTGGAGCCGTTGGTGGGGCTTGTATGTGTCTGTTTGAAACGGAGCTTACTAGTATTGGTGTCTCTGCTGGGCTGCTCAGCTTACCTTTATTTTCTGAACCCACGCTTGTGTACGGTATTGTGGGTATGCTGATTTCGTTTGTTACAGCTGGCGTAATTACGTATTTTATGGGCTTTGTGGATGAAAAAGATGAGCATTCGCAAGGAGTATCTACATCTGGCATGAATGCTTCTCCGAACTCGGTTGTGGAAAAGAGCCCCGGCAGCTAA